From Vicugna pacos chromosome 6, VicPac4, whole genome shotgun sequence, a single genomic window includes:
- the PLEKHG3 gene encoding pleckstrin homology domain-containing family G member 3 isoform X3, with product MPVSASLHQDQERPVSLTSTTSSSGSSRDSHGAMEEPSGSEASAENEGGSPRSRCPPNGNTSSGWRSMRGSLSPFSSRASVHKLSYLGRVVREIVETERTYVQDLRSIVEDYLLKIIDTPGLLNPEQVSALFGNIENIYALNSQLLRDLDSCNSDPVAVASCFVERSQEFDIYTQYCNNYPNSVAALTECMQDKQQAKFFRDRQELLQHSLPLGSYLLKPVQRILKYHLLLQEIAKHFDEEEDGFEVVEDAIDTMTCVAWYINDMKRRHEHAVRLQEIQSLLINWKGPDLTTYGELVLEGTFRVHRVRSEKTFFLFDKALLITKKRGDHFVYKGHIPCSSLMLIESTRESLCFTVTHYKHSKQQYNIQARTVEEKRSWTHHIKRLILENHHTTIPQKAKEAILEMDSYYPNRYRHSPERLKKASQDEASAHVNQGRRQSEPGQLPYSRATLPIRQRGFEAPGPKGRRKSEPSRHLPRQLSEKARAGMKHEGLAGSLLDFGQHPCMQGLQSEAEGAAGQEQEEEEVVEEEEEEEQAFQVSLEDLEGHEGSEKGAGPEPPGSEEEEEEEESLAVAEQGKGRRESEGPKSCRRPHSRSPPTSEKCMSFESVSSLPEVEPDPESGTEQEVFAAVEGPSTEDTDTEAPEVLEMELDAHQLLLGLDPPGDMVDFMVTESTEDPKALSSEDEEEEIEASHEPESLLPPSVLDQASVIAERFVSSFSRRSSLAQEDGRSSGFGTPRLTSRSNSVLSLADSEKGPAPHGSTTDPGSQLPAEVDTSVGVAAESEPSANGAESPSPVYPVEPDRSSCKKESKLSSRDRLLLDKIKSYYENAEHQDAGFSVRRRESLSFIPKGLVRNSVSRINSLPRPDPVPVAPLGHKRQGSSRAASWALFDLPGPGQAGTGDSAPITDAEFRPSSEIVKIWEGMESPKGSPPKGPVQGQANGFDLHEPLFILEEHELGAITEESAAASPDSASPTEHPSPAHLARELKELVKELSSSAQGELVTPLHPRILQLSHVMDGPVSERVKNKVYQLARQYSLRIKSKSVAARPLLQWEKVAPTIPHLQEEAEAPATGQGRRKPVLSLFNHEQPTALEHSPPKSESARETSPRRFSFSPSAASPKTTTPGSWPSPRSPFDMETFNWPDVRELCSKYTSHDEALQAKSGRPRSLPVNRSRSLPENMMEPPLSGRVGRCCSLKARRGPAGPEAAQPQPLGGPPPRGSDGEEALYVTADLTLEDNRRVIVMEKGPRSSPAVGLEATSRQGPSSPAAVEGQRQGQKFQESAENWPKEEGPRDPADPSQQGRVRSLRERFQALNSIG from the exons GACTACCTCTTGAAGATCATTGATACACCCGGGCTCCTGAACCCGGAGCAAGTCAGTGCCCTCTTTGGAAACATAGAAAACATCTACGCACTGAACAG CCAGCTCCTCAGAGACTTGGACAGCTGCAATAGTGACCCTGTGGCTGTGGCCAGCTGCTTTGTGGAAAGG AGCCAAGAGTTTGATATCTACACCCAGTACTGCAACAACTACCCTAA cTCCGTGGCCGCCCTGACCGAGTGCATGCAGGACAAGCAGCAGGCCAAGTTCTTTCGGGACCGTCAGGAGCTGCTGCAGCACTCGCTGCCCCTGGGCTCCTACCTCCTGAAGCCGGTCCAGCGCATCCTCAAGTACCACCTGCTACTCCAG GAGATCGCCAAACATTTTGACGAGGAAGAGGATGGCTTCGAGGTGGTGGAGGATGCCATTGACACCATGACCTGCGTGGCCTGGTACATCAACGACATGAAGAGGAGGCATGAGCATGCTGTCCGGCTCCAG GAGATTCAGTCTCTGCTCATCAACTGGAAGGGGCCGGACCTGACCACCTATGGGGAGCTCGTCCTGGAGGGCACGTTCCGCGTGCACCGTGTGCGCAGTGAGAAGACCTTCTTCCTCTTTGACAAAGCGCTGCTCATCACCAAGAAACGGGGCGACCACTTTGTCTACAAGGGTCACATCCCG tgCTCCTCCCTGATGCTGATCGAAAGCACCAGAGAATCCCTGTGCTTCACCGTCACCCACTACAAGCACAGCAAGCAGCAGTACAACATCCAG GCCAGAACAGTGGAGGAGAAACGGAGCTGGACTCACCACATCAAGAGGCTCATCCTGGAGAATCACCATACCACCATCCCCCAGAAG GCCAAAGAAGCCATCTTGGAAATGGATTCCTATT ACCCCAATCGGTACCGGCACAGCCCAGAGCGCCTGAAGAAGGCCTCCCAGGACGAAGCGTCCGCCCATGTGAACCAGGGGCGCCGGCAGTCTG AGCCTGGTCAGCTCCCGTACAGCCGGGCAACACTGCCCATCCGGCAGCGAGGCTTCGAGGCGCCAGGCCCTAAGGGCCGTAGGAAGTCGG AGCCGTCCAGACACCTGCCCAGGCAACTCAGCGAGAAAG CCAGAGCAGGAATGAAG CATGAGGGCCTTGCTGGCTCGCTTCTGGACTTCGGGCAGCACCCCTGCATGCAGGGCCTGCAGTCGGAGGCTGAAGGGGCTGCCgggcaggagcaggaggaggaagaggtggtggaggaggaggaggaggaagagcaggccTTTCAGGTCTCTCTGGAGGACCTGGAAGGGCATGAAGGCAGCGAGAAGGGGGCCGGGCCAGAGCCCCCAGgctcggaggaggaggaggaggaggaggagagcctGGCAGTGGCGGAGCAG GGGAAGGGGCGCAGGGAGTCTGAAGGCCCCAAGAGCTGCAGAAGGCCCCACAGCCGGTCTCCACCCACCTCTGAGAAGTGCATGAGCTTTGAGTCAGTCTCTTCCCTGCCGGAG GTTGAGCCAGACCCTGAGTCTGGGACGGAGCAGGAGGTGTTTGCTGCCGTGGAAGGTCCCAGCACcgaggacacagacacagaggctcCAGAAGTCCTGGAAATGGAGCTTGATGCCCACCAGCTGCTGCTGGGGCTGGACCCTCCAGGTGACATGGTGGACTTCATGGTGACTGAGAGCACAGAGGACCCTAAGGCCCTGAGCAGtgaagatgaggaagaggagaTAGAGGCTTCCCACGAGCCTGAGAGCCTCCTACCGCCCTCCGTGCTGGACCAGGCCAGCGTCATTGCCGAGCGGTTTGTCAGCAGTTTTTCTCGGCGGAGCAGCCTGGCACAGGAGGACGGCAGGTCCAGTGGATTCGGGACCCCGAGGCTGACCAGCCGGAGCAACAGTGTGCTCAGCCTAGCGGACAGCGAGAAAGGCCCGGCCCCGCATGGCAGCACCACAGACCCTGGCTCTCAGCTCCCTGCAGAAGTGGACACCAGtgtgggggtggctgcagagagTGAACCTTCTGCCAATGGGGCAGAGTCCCCAAGCCCAGTCTACCCAGTGGAGCCAGACAGGTCTTCCTGTAAGAAGGAATCGAAGCTTTCTTCCCGAGACCGGCTATTGCTAGACAAAATCAAGAGCTACTACGAAAACGCAGAGCACCAGGACGCAGGCTTTAGCGTCAGGCGCCGGGAGAGCCTCTCTTTCATCCCTAAAGGGCTGGTGAGAAACTCAGTCTCCAGGATTAACAGCCTTCCCAGGCCAGACCCAGTGCCCGTGGCTCCGCTGGGGCATAAGAGACAAGGGAGCTCCCGGGCAGCCTCGTGGGCTCTCTTTGACCTCCCAGGACCAGGCCAGGCGGGTACTGGAGACTCAGCTCCCATCACAGATGCTGAGTTCCGCCCGTCTTCGGAAATTGTGAAGATCTGGGAGGGAATGGAGTCTCCTAAGGGGAGCCCTCCGAAGGGGCCAGTCCAAGGCCAGGCCAATGGCTTTGACCTGCACGAGCCCCTCTTCATCCTAGAGGAACATGAGCTGGGGGCCATCACTGAGGAGTCGGCTGCTGCCTCGCCAGACAGCGCCTCCCCCACCGAGCACCCCAGCCCGGCCCACCTGGCCCGGGAGCTGAAGGAGCTAGTGAAGGAGCTGAGCAGCAGTGCCCAGGGGGAGCTCGTGACCCCACTGCACCCCCGCATCTTGCAGCTTTCCCATGTGATGGACGGCCCTGTAAGTGAGCGCGTCAAGAACAAGGTCTACCAGCTGGCCCGCCAGTACAGCCTCCGGATCAAGAGCAAGTCAGTGGCAGCCAGGCCATTGTTGCAGTGGGAAAAGGTGGCTCCCACCATCCCccacctgcaggaggaggctgaagCACCAGCAACTGGCCAAG GTAGGAGGAAGCCAGTGCTGTCTCTCTTCAACCATGAGCAGCCCACAGCCCTGGAGCACAGCCCGCCCAAGTCCGAATCTGCCCGGGAGACGTCACCACGACGTTTCTCCTTCAGCCCCTCAGCTGCTAGCCCGAAGACCACCACGCCTGGGTCCTGGCCCTCCCCCCGAAGCCCCTTTGACATGGAGACCTTCAATTGGCCCGACGTGCGGGAGCTCTGCTCCAAGTACACCTCCCATGATGAGGCGCTCCAGGCCAAGAGCGGCCGGCCCCGCAGCCTGCCCGTCAACCGGAGCCGCTCGCTGCCAGAGAACATGATGGAGCCGCCTCTGTCGGGCAGAGTGGGCCGTTGCTGCAGCCTGAAAGCCAGGAGGGGCCCAGCGGGCCCAGAGGCCGCTCAGCCACAGCCTCTGGGGGGGCCACCCCCAAGGGGGTCGGATGGGGAGGAGGCCCTGTATGTCACCGCAGACCTCACCCTGGAGGACAACCGGCGCGTGATTGTCATGGAGAAGGGGCCACGGTCCAGCCCGGCTGTGGGACTGGAGGCAACCAGCAGGCAGGGACCAAGCTCACCAGCAGCTgtggaggggcagaggcagggtcAGAAGTTCCAGGAATCTGCAGAGAATTGGCCTAAGGAAGAGGGTCCCAGGGACCCTGCGGACCCAAGCCAGCAGGGTAGAGTGAGGAGCCTGAGAGAGAGATTCCAGGCCTTGAACTCCATAGGTTGA
- the PLEKHG3 gene encoding pleckstrin homology domain-containing family G member 3 isoform X4: MPVSASLHQDQERPVSLTSTTSSSGSSRDSHGAMEEPSGSEASAENEGGSPRSRCPPNGNTSSGWRSMRGSLSPFSSRASVHKLSYLGRVVREIVETERTYVQDLRSIVEDYLLKIIDTPGLLNPEQVSALFGNIENIYALNSQLLRDLDSCNSDPVAVASCFVERSQEFDIYTQYCNNYPNSVAALTECMQDKQQAKFFRDRQELLQHSLPLGSYLLKPVQRILKYHLLLQEIAKHFDEEEDGFEVVEDAIDTMTCVAWYINDMKRRHEHAVRLQEIQSLLINWKGPDLTTYGELVLEGTFRVHRVRSEKTFFLFDKALLITKKRGDHFVYKGHIPCSSLMLIESTRESLCFTVTHYKHSKQQYNIQARTVEEKRSWTHHIKRLILENHHTTIPQKAKEAILEMDSYYPNRYRHSPERLKKASQDEASAHVNQGRRQSEPSRHLPRQLSEKARAGMKHEGLAGSLLDFGQHPCMQGLQSEAEGAAGQEQEEEEVVEEEEEEEQAFQVSLEDLEGHEGSEKGAGPEPPGSEEEEEEEESLAVAEQVADFASSLLAALHCWHYRANAFLFSRGAMGKGRRESEGPKSCRRPHSRSPPTSEKCMSFESVSSLPEVEPDPESGTEQEVFAAVEGPSTEDTDTEAPEVLEMELDAHQLLLGLDPPGDMVDFMVTESTEDPKALSSEDEEEEIEASHEPESLLPPSVLDQASVIAERFVSSFSRRSSLAQEDGRSSGFGTPRLTSRSNSVLSLADSEKGPAPHGSTTDPGSQLPAEVDTSVGVAAESEPSANGAESPSPVYPVEPDRSSCKKESKLSSRDRLLLDKIKSYYENAEHQDAGFSVRRRESLSFIPKGLVRNSVSRINSLPRPDPVPVAPLGHKRQGSSRAASWALFDLPGPGQAGTGDSAPITDAEFRPSSEIVKIWEGMESPKGSPPKGPVQGQANGFDLHEPLFILEEHELGAITEESAAASPDSASPTEHPSPAHLARELKELVKELSSSAQGELVTPLHPRILQLSHVMDGPVSERVKNKVYQLARQYSLRIKSKSVAARPLLQWEKVAPTIPHLQEEAEAPATGQGRRKPVLSLFNHEQPTALEHSPPKSESARETSPRRFSFSPSAASPKTTTPGSWPSPRSPFDMETFNWPDVRELCSKYTSHDEALQAKSGRPRSLPVNRSRSLPENMMEPPLSGRVGRCCSLKARRGPAGPEAAQPQPLGGPPPRGSDGEEALYVTADLTLEDNRRVIVMEKGPRSSPAVGLEATSRQGPSSPAAVEGQRQGQKFQESAENWPKEEGPRDPADPSQQGRVRSLRERFQALNSIG, from the exons GACTACCTCTTGAAGATCATTGATACACCCGGGCTCCTGAACCCGGAGCAAGTCAGTGCCCTCTTTGGAAACATAGAAAACATCTACGCACTGAACAG CCAGCTCCTCAGAGACTTGGACAGCTGCAATAGTGACCCTGTGGCTGTGGCCAGCTGCTTTGTGGAAAGG AGCCAAGAGTTTGATATCTACACCCAGTACTGCAACAACTACCCTAA cTCCGTGGCCGCCCTGACCGAGTGCATGCAGGACAAGCAGCAGGCCAAGTTCTTTCGGGACCGTCAGGAGCTGCTGCAGCACTCGCTGCCCCTGGGCTCCTACCTCCTGAAGCCGGTCCAGCGCATCCTCAAGTACCACCTGCTACTCCAG GAGATCGCCAAACATTTTGACGAGGAAGAGGATGGCTTCGAGGTGGTGGAGGATGCCATTGACACCATGACCTGCGTGGCCTGGTACATCAACGACATGAAGAGGAGGCATGAGCATGCTGTCCGGCTCCAG GAGATTCAGTCTCTGCTCATCAACTGGAAGGGGCCGGACCTGACCACCTATGGGGAGCTCGTCCTGGAGGGCACGTTCCGCGTGCACCGTGTGCGCAGTGAGAAGACCTTCTTCCTCTTTGACAAAGCGCTGCTCATCACCAAGAAACGGGGCGACCACTTTGTCTACAAGGGTCACATCCCG tgCTCCTCCCTGATGCTGATCGAAAGCACCAGAGAATCCCTGTGCTTCACCGTCACCCACTACAAGCACAGCAAGCAGCAGTACAACATCCAG GCCAGAACAGTGGAGGAGAAACGGAGCTGGACTCACCACATCAAGAGGCTCATCCTGGAGAATCACCATACCACCATCCCCCAGAAG GCCAAAGAAGCCATCTTGGAAATGGATTCCTATT ACCCCAATCGGTACCGGCACAGCCCAGAGCGCCTGAAGAAGGCCTCCCAGGACGAAGCGTCCGCCCATGTGAACCAGGGGCGCCGGCAGTCTG AGCCGTCCAGACACCTGCCCAGGCAACTCAGCGAGAAAG CCAGAGCAGGAATGAAG CATGAGGGCCTTGCTGGCTCGCTTCTGGACTTCGGGCAGCACCCCTGCATGCAGGGCCTGCAGTCGGAGGCTGAAGGGGCTGCCgggcaggagcaggaggaggaagaggtggtggaggaggaggaggaggaagagcaggccTTTCAGGTCTCTCTGGAGGACCTGGAAGGGCATGAAGGCAGCGAGAAGGGGGCCGGGCCAGAGCCCCCAGgctcggaggaggaggaggaggaggaggagagcctGGCAGTGGCGGAGCAGGTAGCCGACTTTGCCAGCTCCCTGCTGGCCGCCCTCCACTGCTGGCACTATCGGGCCAACGCTTTCCTTTTCTCCCGGGGCGCTATG GGGAAGGGGCGCAGGGAGTCTGAAGGCCCCAAGAGCTGCAGAAGGCCCCACAGCCGGTCTCCACCCACCTCTGAGAAGTGCATGAGCTTTGAGTCAGTCTCTTCCCTGCCGGAG GTTGAGCCAGACCCTGAGTCTGGGACGGAGCAGGAGGTGTTTGCTGCCGTGGAAGGTCCCAGCACcgaggacacagacacagaggctcCAGAAGTCCTGGAAATGGAGCTTGATGCCCACCAGCTGCTGCTGGGGCTGGACCCTCCAGGTGACATGGTGGACTTCATGGTGACTGAGAGCACAGAGGACCCTAAGGCCCTGAGCAGtgaagatgaggaagaggagaTAGAGGCTTCCCACGAGCCTGAGAGCCTCCTACCGCCCTCCGTGCTGGACCAGGCCAGCGTCATTGCCGAGCGGTTTGTCAGCAGTTTTTCTCGGCGGAGCAGCCTGGCACAGGAGGACGGCAGGTCCAGTGGATTCGGGACCCCGAGGCTGACCAGCCGGAGCAACAGTGTGCTCAGCCTAGCGGACAGCGAGAAAGGCCCGGCCCCGCATGGCAGCACCACAGACCCTGGCTCTCAGCTCCCTGCAGAAGTGGACACCAGtgtgggggtggctgcagagagTGAACCTTCTGCCAATGGGGCAGAGTCCCCAAGCCCAGTCTACCCAGTGGAGCCAGACAGGTCTTCCTGTAAGAAGGAATCGAAGCTTTCTTCCCGAGACCGGCTATTGCTAGACAAAATCAAGAGCTACTACGAAAACGCAGAGCACCAGGACGCAGGCTTTAGCGTCAGGCGCCGGGAGAGCCTCTCTTTCATCCCTAAAGGGCTGGTGAGAAACTCAGTCTCCAGGATTAACAGCCTTCCCAGGCCAGACCCAGTGCCCGTGGCTCCGCTGGGGCATAAGAGACAAGGGAGCTCCCGGGCAGCCTCGTGGGCTCTCTTTGACCTCCCAGGACCAGGCCAGGCGGGTACTGGAGACTCAGCTCCCATCACAGATGCTGAGTTCCGCCCGTCTTCGGAAATTGTGAAGATCTGGGAGGGAATGGAGTCTCCTAAGGGGAGCCCTCCGAAGGGGCCAGTCCAAGGCCAGGCCAATGGCTTTGACCTGCACGAGCCCCTCTTCATCCTAGAGGAACATGAGCTGGGGGCCATCACTGAGGAGTCGGCTGCTGCCTCGCCAGACAGCGCCTCCCCCACCGAGCACCCCAGCCCGGCCCACCTGGCCCGGGAGCTGAAGGAGCTAGTGAAGGAGCTGAGCAGCAGTGCCCAGGGGGAGCTCGTGACCCCACTGCACCCCCGCATCTTGCAGCTTTCCCATGTGATGGACGGCCCTGTAAGTGAGCGCGTCAAGAACAAGGTCTACCAGCTGGCCCGCCAGTACAGCCTCCGGATCAAGAGCAAGTCAGTGGCAGCCAGGCCATTGTTGCAGTGGGAAAAGGTGGCTCCCACCATCCCccacctgcaggaggaggctgaagCACCAGCAACTGGCCAAG GTAGGAGGAAGCCAGTGCTGTCTCTCTTCAACCATGAGCAGCCCACAGCCCTGGAGCACAGCCCGCCCAAGTCCGAATCTGCCCGGGAGACGTCACCACGACGTTTCTCCTTCAGCCCCTCAGCTGCTAGCCCGAAGACCACCACGCCTGGGTCCTGGCCCTCCCCCCGAAGCCCCTTTGACATGGAGACCTTCAATTGGCCCGACGTGCGGGAGCTCTGCTCCAAGTACACCTCCCATGATGAGGCGCTCCAGGCCAAGAGCGGCCGGCCCCGCAGCCTGCCCGTCAACCGGAGCCGCTCGCTGCCAGAGAACATGATGGAGCCGCCTCTGTCGGGCAGAGTGGGCCGTTGCTGCAGCCTGAAAGCCAGGAGGGGCCCAGCGGGCCCAGAGGCCGCTCAGCCACAGCCTCTGGGGGGGCCACCCCCAAGGGGGTCGGATGGGGAGGAGGCCCTGTATGTCACCGCAGACCTCACCCTGGAGGACAACCGGCGCGTGATTGTCATGGAGAAGGGGCCACGGTCCAGCCCGGCTGTGGGACTGGAGGCAACCAGCAGGCAGGGACCAAGCTCACCAGCAGCTgtggaggggcagaggcagggtcAGAAGTTCCAGGAATCTGCAGAGAATTGGCCTAAGGAAGAGGGTCCCAGGGACCCTGCGGACCCAAGCCAGCAGGGTAGAGTGAGGAGCCTGAGAGAGAGATTCCAGGCCTTGAACTCCATAGGTTGA